A single genomic interval of Dehalococcoidia bacterium harbors:
- a CDS encoding PaaI family thioesterase, with amino-acid sequence MSDEAMDSKARLRALIDQIDAALLVEAEFYLGRLARSGPDQSGLLATMGLEVLERGDGRVLLEVEGGPHLMNPNGVLHGAVLFAAMDTAMGGAVTSLLNKGEICATVEAKINYLSAVRGGKLRAEARVVQKGGRIAVAQATATAEDGRLAGLMTGTFMVLEGG; translated from the coding sequence ATGAGCGACGAGGCTATGGACAGCAAGGCTCGGCTGAGGGCACTTATCGATCAGATCGACGCGGCCTTGCTAGTCGAGGCTGAATTCTACCTCGGGCGCCTTGCGCGATCCGGCCCGGACCAAAGCGGACTACTGGCGACGATGGGGCTCGAGGTCCTGGAGCGAGGGGACGGGCGGGTCCTTCTGGAGGTGGAAGGCGGCCCGCATCTCATGAACCCCAACGGGGTGCTTCATGGCGCTGTCCTCTTTGCTGCCATGGACACGGCGATGGGCGGCGCTGTTACCTCGCTTTTGAATAAAGGCGAGATTTGCGCCACGGTGGAGGCGAAGATCAACTACCTCAGCGCCGTCCGTGGTGGGAAGCTCAGAGCGGAAGCGCGGGTGGTGCAGAAGGGCGGCCGCATTGCCGTGGCGCAGGCGACGGCCACGGCTGAGGATGGGCGGCTGGCCGGCCTCATGACAGGCACCTTCATGGTCTTAGAAGGCGGCTAG